A section of the Papaver somniferum cultivar HN1 unplaced genomic scaffold, ASM357369v1 unplaced-scaffold_32, whole genome shotgun sequence genome encodes:
- the LOC113341857 gene encoding mucin-7-like gives MVELRSRSATSPENTSAEPVPGTNTPSGNINTPPTNSSSTESAPSDVAPPITRARAAAAPNVFTQPTNPSSTESAPSSVTPPVTKAKAAATDPNVSSKRKLLRDVSGALGLSSISPRIWKLQSKIAVTRRPKFQIGDMVVKATSFQVGNIMVKIAIRTDSPEEREDEPYLVADVLLGGYWKLINTEKLEGVTVHFG, from the exons ATGGTAGAACTCAGATCCAGGTCAGCAACAAGCCCTGAAAACACCAGCGCGGAACCCGTCCCTGGTACTAACACTCCTTCCGGTAACATCAATACACCACCTACTAATTCCAGCAGCACGGAAAGCGCTCCTTCAGATGTTGCACCaccaatcaccagggccagagctgctgCCGCCCCTAATGTTTTTACGCAGCCTACCAATCCCAGCAGTACAGAAAGCGCTCCTTCAAgtgttacaccaccagtcaccaaGGCCAAAGCAGCTGCTACCGACCCTAATGTTTCGTCGA AACGGAAATtgttaagagatgtgagtggggcacTGGGCCTTTCAAGCATTTCgccaagaatttggaagctgcagtCGAAGATAGCGGTTACACGACGCCCaaagtttcaaattggagacatgGTAGTCAAGGCAACCTCATTTCAAGTCGGAAATATAATGGTGAAGATAGCTATTCGAACTGATTCACCCGAAGAAAGGGAAgatgagccatatctggtggcagatgttcttTTGGGCGGTTACTGGAAACTCATCAACACCGAAAAGTTGGAAGGCGTAACGGTTCACTTTGGATGa